From Coffea arabica cultivar ET-39 chromosome 10e, Coffea Arabica ET-39 HiFi, whole genome shotgun sequence, one genomic window encodes:
- the LOC113711127 gene encoding E3 ubiquitin-protein ligase ATL23-like, translated as MSVVFLVYICLLWYAASNNSNYSSDNQQLQSPVKPPKGNGLSASDLEKLPKTTGKDLVLGAECAVCLDDIEGDEPARLIPGCNHGFHLQCADTWLSKHSVCPVCRAKLQPELFDPPETNPC; from the coding sequence ATGAGCGTGGTTTTCTTGGTGTACATATGCCTGCTATGGTATGCTGCCAGCAACAACAGCAACTACAGCTCCGATAACCAGCAGTTGCAGTCTCCGGTGAAGCCGCCAAAAGGGAATGGCCTTTCCGCCTCCGACCTTGAAAAGCTCCCCAAAACTACCGGGAAAGATTTGGTTTTGGGAGCAGAATGCGCTGTGTGTTTGGATGATATAGAGGGTGATGAGCCGGCTAGACTGATCCCCGGTTGCAACCATGGGTTTCATCTGCAGTGTGCGGATACCTGGCTCTCTAAGCACTCTGTTTGCCCCGTTTGTAGAGCTAAACTTCAGCCGGAGCTATTTGATCCGCCTGAAACCAACCCTTGCTAA